One Clostridia bacterium genomic window, TATAAACCGATTCGGTTCCGCACTTGGCGCCGGTTATCGTGACCTCGCCGCCGGATACCGTGTAGAAGAAATCGCGGGTAGTCGCAACATCGCTCACGCTGACGGACGCGCTCACGGAAACTTCGCCGTCGGAATCAACGAAATATACCGTGTATTCGCCTTCGGTGATATGCGTTCTCAAAAGAAGTCTGACGTAACCGTCGCCCGCGTCGTCATACGAAATCTTGAATTGATCGACGGGCATTTCGACCGGAAGCTCGCCGTTCTTTTTGATAACGACAGAGGGCTCGCACGCGCGCGAAACCTCGGCGCTTATATAAAGCCAACCGCCGCGGTATATCGAAGCGGATTCCGCGAAGGATTCGCCGTCCGCCGAAACGGATACGGTTCTGAAAGAAGCCGGAAGCGCGGTACCGGTCAGCGCGGCGGCCGCTGAAGCGACCGACTTCGCGGAAGCGTGCTTCATAGCGTAGACCGCTTTCGCGTTCTCAAGCTCGGGCGACTGCCCGGAGCAGGCATCGATCGCGGCCTTGAGGACGGATTTGTCGACCGCCTGAGGCAGCTCCCATCTGTTGACGCAGGACGGGAAAGAATAACTCGACGTATAAACGTATTTACCGTCGGGAGTGAAGCATATCTTAGACGCGATGTGACCGTAATTGGATTGGCCGCCGGGAATCAGAGTGCTTACGTAAGTCCCGTCCGCATAGAAAAGCTTCATCGTCCTGTCAAGCGAAGCCGCGGCGATGAATCTGCCGTCCGGCGAATACGCGACCTCGTGGATCTGTCCGGAAAAGCCGCCGAGCAGCGATACGCAGCGTCCGCTTTCAACGCCGTAAACGCGGGCGGCGCTGTCGGTGCAGGTGGTAACTATGTATTTTCCGTCCGGAGACCAGGCGAATTTCCTGACCGAGCTTTCGTTGACGGTATCGAGTCTGCGCACGGCGTTTTTACCGGCAACGCTCCAGATAACGACTTCGCCCGCTTCGTCAGAGGTCGCAAGCAGCGAACCGTCCGGAGAAAAGCGGCAGAACTGCACGGTGTTCACGTGTTCGGTCGTGAAGTGAGCGTATTCGCTCCAGTCGTCGACGTTGAAAACAAACACGCCGGCGCTCGTGGTGGTAACCGCAAGTTTGCTTCCGTCCGGCGAAAGATCGGCGGAGAGCGGGTCGCTTTCAACGAATATCTCATTTTCAAGCGCGCCGGTAGAAGCGTTGAAAACTCTGATATAATGCGCTTTAGTAACCGAGCTGTTATTGGGGTTCTGCAACGCCTGCGCACCTCCGTTAAAGCCGCCGGCGATCAGATGTTCGCCGTCTTTTGTGAAGGCGAGACAGTAATGCATAGTAGCGCCGTTGTTGATCCTGACGGGCGCTTTTAAGAAATCGGAAGTATCGTATATTACCGCGCAGCCGTTCATAGTGCCGGCCGCGAACTTTTTGCCGTCCGGAGAATACGCGGCGCTGATAAACGCCCTGTAGTTTATCGTGGTGGGCACCGTCCGAAGGACCTCGCCCGTGCGCGGATCGAAAACGCAGAGTATGCCGGACTGATCCGCCATTATCCCCTGCGTTCCGTCCTGAGAAATATCCATCGGGAAGCTGGACATAAAGAAGTTGGAATCCCTGCCGAGATACTCGACGCCCTGCGACGTAACGGTGGAATACTCGGAAGTGAAATCCGGCGTATCGTCTGTTCCCTGCTCGGAGCGGATATAGGCGCGGACGTAATCGACGCGGAGTTCCTTGTCGCCGTAATATCTGTCGGGATCAAGGACGGCGCTGCTGATTCCTTCGATGCCGCCGGAGGAAAGAATGATATACCTCGCGACGTCGCCGTACGCGAATTTCTTTCCGTCGTCGTCGAGATTGAGCGACATACACAGCGCACCGTCGAAATACATACGCACCTGATCGGTATCCAGCTCAACCGTATAAGTGTGATAATCGTTCGCGAGATCCTCGAAATTCTCGGCGTATATATCTACGCGTTTATCAAGGTATTCAGTCCCGGCCGGATTCGTCCAGTGCAGAGTTCCGATCTGCCTGGCGTAGAGCTTGTCGCCCTGGCTGTCGTATTCGTCGGCGGTGACGGGCATTTCCATAAGGTCTATCTCGGAACGAGCCATATTCATCGAGTCGACCGGCATCATCCAGAGCGCGGGCCACATACCGAATCCCTTCGGCATCTTGGCGCGTATCTCTACGCGTCCGTAACTTATAGCGTACTTGCCGCTGGAAAGAATATGCGGAGCGACGGACTCGTAGCCGTTATGATCTCTGTTGAGCGTTCTCAGGACGAGATCGCCGTCTTCAACGAAGGCGGTCTCTTCTGAATCGATATAAAGCGCGGTGTTTTTTCCGCCGAAGAAGAATCCTGTGTCGGCGCGCCAGATGTTAGAGTCGAGCTTGTCGCCGTCGAACTCATCGCCCCACGTCTGTACGTACCCGCCGTCGTTGACCTTGCAGACGACAAACTTCTTAAAGGAGTTGGAAGCCGTGCCTTTGACCGTCGTACCCGCGTAAGTAAGCTTCGCAACGCCGCGCACCTGTATGGTGAATTCGCCTCTTGAAACGGTGAGACCGAATTCCTGCGTCGTATCGTTATAATCGATCGTGTCATATGTAAGCACCGTCGCGGCGTTACCCATCGTCATGGCGTAGGCGGTGGCTTTGTTGATTATCCTGTAAGTCGAATTACCCGACGGGTCCGGCGTAAACTGCCAGAGCTGCGCCGGATCGCCCTCCGCCGCGGGTTCAAGCGTGAAAGCGTAGTTGTTCTGCTGGAGGGTTATTGTTACCGCTTTCGGATCATCGGTGCCGTAGGAATCAACGGAGTAGATTTTATAATAAGCGTTATCGACGATTCCGCCTCTGGTCGTGATGCGTTCTTCGGAATATGGCGTTTTTCCGGAAATGTCGACGGTCTCGCGATAAGCGTGGAGATCCGCGATATAAAGCGTATCCGCGCCCTCACATGCGATGCGGATATAGTTCATCAGCCCGTCGGTCTCGATCCGAGCGCCGTCCGTGTCGGGAACGAACATATAATACGGGATCGTTATATACCCTTCGCAGTCAACAGGAATACCTGAAGCGGTAAGCGAATAGCAGCCGGCCTCGGCGCGCTTGCCTACGGTCAGAGAAACAATTGCGGGCGCGTCGGCGGATATCCAAATACGAAGTCCGTCCGTATCGAACATATCCATACCGAACGGAGAGGCACCGGAAACGCCGCCTTCAACGGAGTTGTCGTATACGATGCCGCCGTCGGAAACGATCTTAAGCGACTGCCTCGCGGCTTCCGGTTTATTCACGGCGTCAACGCTGACGACGCCGACGCTGTTTGCCATAAGCGCGATATCATCGGCAGTGATATAATCGAACGACATAAGCCGGACGCGCTCACTGCCCTTCATCGGCGCGAGGAAGTCGACTCCGTTACACACGTCTTCCAGAAGCCCGTAAAGCGTTTCCGCGTCGGCGCTACCTTCAAACAGCGCCGCCTCCGCGCGAAGAATCCGGTCATAAAGATACTTCTCGGTCTGCTCGCTGTTGTCTTTATAAAGCAGCGAATGCGCGAACTCAATCGCTTCCGAAAGCTGCGCACGGAGCGCGTCGGTATCACCTTCGGCGTGTATCCACGCGGAAGGAAACAGCGAAGCCAGCATGGCGATTATTATAAGCGCGGTAATCGTCTTTTTAACCATATCAGTCACCCCGTTAAATCAGTCTTTCAATCCGTTCGGTTAAAGCGGAAAAAGAATCACTCGCATCTGCCGTAAATATCGCACGCTTTATGTATGCAGTCGCGGAGGATGGCGAATTCCTCATCTGAAATATTATCCGGCTTGAAGGTCGAATCGTAAATCGAACCGCCGGTCACGACCTCAAAGAAGACGCCTCCAGCGAGATACTGCCCTTTAGCGTTTGCGTGGAAGCCGTCCTCGCAGAGAGTATCGCCGATAGCGCTCGCTCTGGCAAGCTGAAACGCTTCGCCCGACGGAACTATATGCTTCGCGCCGATCGCTTCGGCCGCGCGGAAGTACGCTTCTTTTACACACTTGAACATATACTCCTGATCGCAGTTGAAATCAGGGAAATGCTCGTGTGTTGAATCGTGCTGATACGCCCAGGTCTGATGTATCATTATCTCCGCGTTCGGGACGCGTTTGTGAACGTAGTTGTAAACGTAATCGAGATACGGCTGGTAGGTATCGAAGTTACCGGCAAGTCCGCTGACCTGCTGAAGAGAAATATGAGTCCAGTCGTCGCTCTCAAGAGCGGTATTTATATCACAGGAACCGTTGCTTCTTCTGCGAGTATGCTCATAACCGTATACCTCCGCGCCGGTCTCGAAAAAGTTCTTATGCATCTGCAGACTGCATCCGCCGTAGCACAGATCGCCGACCTTGAGCTTCATCGGGCTGCCGTCCGCGATGCTCTGCAGATATGTGTAAGCGTTCCATGAAAAGCTGTTTCCGATCATCAGGAGTTTTCTTTCTTCCATAGGTTTTGACCTCGATTCCGAAAATTGCGTATAATATACCCTTATACATTGTTGATTATATCACAAGGCACGAGCATAATCAAGTATATATTCGTATATTTTTTAATATACAAGCGCAAAAATTTCGGCGGCGAGCTCGCAAAAACCGCGCGTTCGCCGTCGATACGATCATTTATTGTCAATACTCAACTTCGACGTGTTTTTCTCCTCCGTCGAGGCGGATGAAATCGACCTCGACCCCGTCGATAACAATTCGTTTTACACCCGTGTTCCTTGCAAGAATCACGACTTCGGTCCCTTCCAGCTTCGCTTTCACCTCAAAATCCCGCCACGAGTCCGGAACGCGAGGCGAAATATAAAGCTTATCGCCGCGCTTTTTCAACCCGAGCATCTCCTCTATGACAGCGCGGTAATACCACGCAGCCGCGCCGGTGTAGATCGTCCAGCCGCCTCTGCCTTCACGATGCGGCGCGGTGTAAATATCCGCGGCCAGAAAATACGGTTCGGTCTTATATCGCGGCTCGAACGAATGCGTTATCGGCCCGATCATCTCGAGAATGTCCGACCCGTCGTTACGCTTCCCGAGTCTGAACGCCGCCATTGCGAGCCACACGGCCGCATGAGTGTACTGTCCGCCGTTTTCTCTGATTCCTGCGGGATAACGCTTGATATATCCGACTTCTTTCCTCGTATTGCGGAATGGAGGATCAAAAAGACGGACCATGTTTTCGTCTTTATCGACCAGGCGTTTGATTGCCGTTTCAACGGCGATCGCGGAACGCTTTTCGTCAAGTCCCGCAAAAACGGCAAAGCTCTGCGGAAGACTGTCTATGCGGCATTCGGCGCAATCTTCGCTTCCGAGTTTCGCGCCGTCGTCATGATAGCCGCGTATATACCTATCGCTTTCCCAGCAGTTTTCCGACGCGGCCTTCAGAGACGCGCTCCTTTTGCGCAGCGTTTCGGCGAACGGGGCGTCACCGAATGCGCCGGCTATCGCCGCGAATCTCTCCATTACGACGGCGGCGAACATAGTAAGCCAAACGCTTTCTCCCTTCCCCTTTACGCCGACCTTGTTCATACCGTCGTTCCAATCCCCGGAGCCGAACAGCAGTAATCCGTGACGCCCGACACGGTATCCTCTCTCAAGCGCGCGTTTACAGTGCTCATACAAACTTCCCGCTCCGGACACAACCGGAGAAATATATCTCTCTGACTCGTTGGGCGAAAGATTGTCACCTTTAATAAAGTTTACGATTTTGCTTAATATTTCAGCGTCATCAGTCACGGAAACGTATTCGGAAACCGCATAAGGAAGCCAGAAAAGATCGTCCGAGCAGCGCGTTCTCACTCCCTTGAATCCACCCGCTTCCTTCGGAAGTTTATGCCACCAGTGCAGCACGTCGCCCTCCTCAAACTGCGCGGACGCCGCCTTGAGAATATGCGCTTTCGCAAGCTGCGGATCGGAGTACAACAGCGCGCAGACATCCTGAAGCTGATCGCGGAAACCGTAAGCGCCGGAGTTTTGCGAAAAGCCCGTTCTGCCGTAGACGCGCGATATCTTCGTCTGATAAGGCAAATAGAAGTTTATAAGCCGGTCAAGGTTTTCCGACGGCGTTCGTATCTCGAACGCCGTATCGCCTCCCGACGCTCGCTTTTCACTTTCCTGCTTCCGCTCCGCAAAAAGAAGATGCGGATACGCGGCCGCGAGTTTGCCTCCGGCGGCGGAGAGGTAAAACCACACCGTCGCGCCTTCCCCCGCTTTCAGCCGAAGCGCCGTTACCGCGGCGGCGCACGCGCGTTCCTCAATACCGCTTTTCGTGTCCCAGCGGCCGGAATAGAAGCTGTCTTTGCCGGTCACGAAGCATACGTCCGCCGAACACGAAAGGCAAGCGACAGTCCCTTGCCACTCGTCATTATACGGATTCTCCGCAAAGAGCGCGCCGCCGCGCTCGTGAACCTTCGCCATACTCTGCGCGCAATCGTTCGGGAACGGCTCCGCGCAGTACGCGAGCTTCAGATCGACCGCATCGGAAGAACGGTTGCGAAGCGTCACGCGAATGATCTTCACGGGCAGCTTATCATGAACGGCGACGCGCGTCCGCGCTTCCAGCTTTCCGTTCACGACGCAATACTCGGCGAATCCCTTTCCGAAGCGAGCCAGACTTCCGCGTATCAGGTCGCGGTATTCTCCGCCGTACTCGGCGATGAGCCGTTCTCCTGTGTTGTCGCTCATATAGTCGTTGCTCCACGGAGTGATCTGATTCAGCCGAGAATTGAGATAATACGTGAAACCAAGCGACGAGTCGGACACAAGCGTTCCAAACGACTTGTTGGCAAGCGGAAAGCACCACGGAAGAGGACTGCTGCTCTTTTGAGGGCACGCGGTAAACGCGTCCTTTTCAAACCATCCGCCCGGGACTGAGCTCTCTATCTTTTCCGTTTCCGTCAGGGGCTCGCCCGTAATGACGGAAATACCCCTTCCGCGCGGTTCCGGAGCTTCCTCTTCCGTCCCGCAGACCTCACAGTAGACGCTCGCCGCTTTAAGCATCCTCGCCTTTTCAAATCCGACCTTCTTTTCGTCAATGAGATACACGTTTTTGCAATCCGGCGCAGCGGCCTCTTCAAGAAGCAAACGGAGACCGCCGTCATACGCTCCGCCCTCACCGTAAATAAAGCAAAGGTCGTATTTCGCGCCCTTGATCGCCGCGGCTTTGTGCGCCTTCAGATGCGTCCGCACGCGGCCGATATCCTCTTCCCCAGAAACGACGCAGGTAACTATAGGTTCGTCGCCCGAAACCGACATGCTCCATAAATCCTTCCTGCCGAGCGCGTTCAACCTCGCGGCTTCCGCGGCAGCACGCGTTTTCGGCATATCGAAAAAGACTCTCGGCAGGATCGTGTTGAGCAGGCGGTTTTCATCCGCGCCGCAGTCAATCGAAGCCGACATGTTTCCTGCCGCTTCCCAGGAGGATTTCATCATATTATGAATCCCCTCCTTTTTTATAAGGCGGAATCGCGAGAGAGCTTCTTCCCTGCTTCTGCCGGCGCATTGGATGAATACGAACGTCTCGTTTTCGCCACCGCGTAAAGCGAACCTCGTCCTGAACGCTGCGCAAGGTATTACCGGCGTGCCGTCGGCGCAGGAAAACTCCGAAGAAAACGCCTCACCGAGCGAGAATATCCCGACGCCCTTTTTCAAGACGGCGCTTCTGTCGGTTTCAAAGGCAAACTCACGGTCGCCGGCAAATCCGAACGCCGCGCACGCCTCCTCCTCGACGTCTCCGCGCCGCCACACAAGCAGACACTTCTCCGCCTCTCGATATTCGCACATGATGAAAAGGTCGGAAAAAGCCGGATGCGCCGAATGCCGGCGGTGCTCGCGAAGCACCGGTTCCGCGTATATCATCAGCTCCCCGTCCTTTTTACGCCTGTCGGTATTGCCGACTTTTATCACGCGGATTTCCGCGGGTATCCTTCCGTGTACGTTTACGCTCATGGCGGCTTCGAGCCCATCGTGAACGGCGGTGAAAACCGCCGAAGCGGACGTGAACTCCGCGCGGCGCGACACGCCGTCGCGTATCGGATCTGCGGTGATCGCGAACGGCGTATTTCCGCTTTCGCGCAGCACAACGTACACGCCGGACGGAGTCAACCTCAGGTCGCGCTTTCGAACGGTCATATCTATACCGCCCCACTTCGAAAAACCGCTTCCGCCGTCGGTTATAACGGTGGAAAATTCGCCGTTGGAAAGCAGCAGCGCGCGCGGACGGGACGGATCGGTCTCCGAACATATCATCCCTTCTTCGGGCCGCTTTTTCAATTTATATTTCGCATCCACGCTCACACCCTTATATAGTGAAACGCCGTCATATATCGCTTCCTCGAGCAGCTTTTGCGCGGTGCGCATATCGGCGTCGCGCATAAATCGCTTCTGCATAACGTTTCCGAGAAGGCAGTTCGCCACGGAAACAAGCGACATACCTGTATGATGCGCCATATAACTCTTGACTATCGAGAAGCCGCCGCCCGTTCTCGAAGCAGTGAAGTCGACCGCCTCATACAGTCCGAATTCTCCGTTCATCCCCATATTGACGAGCCGCTTAAGGTTCGCTATCGAATCCGCAGGCGAAAACGCAAGCGTGAGAAACGTTGAATACGGCGAGATAACGAGTTCTTCGTCAAGCCCGCGTTTCAGGCCAAGCTTCTGCACGCCGAACGCTTTGTACTGGTAATTCTGCCCCATATCGAACGAATAAAAACCGCTTTCGGAAACTCCCCAGGGCAGCTTCAGCGCGGCGGTGCGCTTTTTCTGGCAGTAAAGCGCGTAACGCAGCGCTTCGTCGGTAAGCGAATCCGAAACGACCGGCAGCAGCAGATGCGGCATAAAGTATTCGAACATCGTTCCCGTCCAGGATAAAGGACCGACGTATCCGTCCGCGCCGGCGAAAAGTCTGCCGAGCATTCCCCAGTGGCGTTTATCCGCGACCTTTTTGGCTATCGCGTAATAGCTCGTCATACGCGCTTCGCTCATCAGTATGTCGTACATATTGTTTCCGAACGCGCCGTCGGCGGCGTCATAGCCGATATAGAAGAGCTTGCGGCGTTGGTTGTAAAGTTTCGAGATATCCGCCTCGGCCGTCAGCTTTTCGCACAGCGCGGCGACTCCGCCGAGCTCGGAACATTCCCAGAGGTAGTCTTTCACGCCCTCCTTCAGCGCGGTAAGGCAGCATAACAGATTTCCGCTGTCGACGGTGGAAACGTATTCCGGACGCAGCGGTTCGGCGGTCTTGATGTCGTACCAGTTATATAGATTTCCGTGCCATTTCGGGATACTTTTCAGCGTTTCAAGCGTCGCGGAAGCGCGGCGGCAAAGCTCGATACTGTCAATAAAACCGAGGTCTCTCGCCGCGAGCACACACAGAAGATAGAGCCCTATATTTGTCGGCGAAGTCCGCATAGCAACGCGGTACGGCGAATACTGCACGTTATCCGGCGGCAGATAATTCGTCTCTTCGGTCACGTACTTGTCGAAAAAGCGCCACATTGCCGCGGCAAAAGAATACAACAGCTCCTCGTCTTCCTCGTCGATGTCCCGTCCTTTGCTGATCGCCGGACGGGATATTTCGCAAAAAACCGCCGGCGCGATCATCCAGAGCGCACCGAGAACGGCGAGCGGCAGCCGTCCGGAAAGCAGCGAAGCGACGCCGAGCACCGCGGTAAAGCGAAAATAGAGATAATAGTCGATTATTCCGTTACGTTTGCCGGTCTCGGCTTCCGCGGCGGTCAGCCATTCAAGCAGATTTTTGTGGGAAACCGTCATGCGCCAGAGCGACTTGGACAACTCACAGA contains:
- a CDS encoding leucine-rich repeat protein codes for the protein MVKKTITALIIIAMLASLFPSAWIHAEGDTDALRAQLSEAIEFAHSLLYKDNSEQTEKYLYDRILRAEAALFEGSADAETLYGLLEDVCNGVDFLAPMKGSERVRLMSFDYITADDIALMANSVGVVSVDAVNKPEAARQSLKIVSDGGIVYDNSVEGGVSGASPFGMDMFDTDGLRIWISADAPAIVSLTVGKRAEAGCYSLTASGIPVDCEGYITIPYYMFVPDTDGARIETDGLMNYIRIACEGADTLYIADLHAYRETVDISGKTPYSEERITTRGGIVDNAYYKIYSVDSYGTDDPKAVTITLQQNNYAFTLEPAAEGDPAQLWQFTPDPSGNSTYRIINKATAYAMTMGNAATVLTYDTIDYNDTTQEFGLTVSRGEFTIQVRGVAKLTYAGTTVKGTASNSFKKFVVCKVNDGGYVQTWGDEFDGDKLDSNIWRADTGFFFGGKNTALYIDSEETAFVEDGDLVLRTLNRDHNGYESVAPHILSSGKYAISYGRVEIRAKMPKGFGMWPALWMMPVDSMNMARSEIDLMEMPVTADEYDSQGDKLYARQIGTLHWTNPAGTEYLDKRVDIYAENFEDLANDYHTYTVELDTDQVRMYFDGALCMSLNLDDDGKKFAYGDVARYIILSSGGIEGISSAVLDPDRYYGDKELRVDYVRAYIRSEQGTDDTPDFTSEYSTVTSQGVEYLGRDSNFFMSSFPMDISQDGTQGIMADQSGILCVFDPRTGEVLRTVPTTINYRAFISAAYSPDGKKFAAGTMNGCAVIYDTSDFLKAPVRINNGATMHYCLAFTKDGEHLIAGGFNGGAQALQNPNNSSVTKAHYIRVFNASTGALENEIFVESDPLSADLSPDGSKLAVTTTSAGVFVFNVDDWSEYAHFTTEHVNTVQFCRFSPDGSLLATSDEAGEVVIWSVAGKNAVRRLDTVNESSVRKFAWSPDGKYIVTTCTDSAARVYGVESGRCVSLLGGFSGQIHEVAYSPDGRFIAAASLDRTMKLFYADGTYVSTLIPGGQSNYGHIASKICFTPDGKYVYTSSYSFPSCVNRWELPQAVDKSVLKAAIDACSGQSPELENAKAVYAMKHASAKSVASAAAALTGTALPASFRTVSVSADGESFAESASIYRGGWLYISAEVSRACEPSVVIKKNGELPVEMPVDQFKISYDDAGDGYVRLLLRTHITEGEYTVYFVDSDGEVSVSASVSVSDVATTRDFFYTVSGGEVTITGAKCGTESVYIPDYIDGYPVTAIGDYAFQNYGQTVLHMKLRLPSTLKTIGAYAFYECTSLEELDLPNGLESIGTYAFGRCLSLAHIDVPSSVRTLGYNAFYYARGTSYIKIGSGLKNVSGNTFYMTVSNRCFIFDEGVQTVQGYISSNARLIKRVYVPRSMTNMNRNFISNMLGTVKLYGYPGTYAETFAASDARFEFVPLAAPAITGVEEGKTYDLYDGSVAASWDDGHIAYLNGKTYYAGRPITEPGEYTLKVVNGYDEFTTEVSFTVVDTTPLRGDADGDGVITVSDALLTLRAAARLYAPAEKVIAAIDLDGDGEITVADALAVLRIAVGLD
- a CDS encoding DUF3131 domain-containing protein, translated to MDITSSACRNTNAAALRRLTLSRLKLIGATYRKALLGSLPATKNGAAREWLCDNYYLIDREGRSAAAGLKNTDPLPTGIDGLPVVYHIAASLLRAAGKAGPGEIEEFLSGVQTKYILSNAELSVFRDMLSAAVTEAIAKECAAIASSDGGSAELISGCVGTLRVMSGADMSECIERLSVSDALLKRDPAGIYADMSDDTKKYYRACVALGARREGISEAEFAENALKKAESASGGKREKHVGLYLIPKRGGVGAKVYVALYCAAPFVILTILALLTKNAAVTLLLPVPLWAIWCAVQDNVTSSFVKRRYVCSLDPERITRDVRTTVAVSCLITSADQVKKLAKNLLRVRLSGGVLRCGLLADFKESATATRPEDTHLLSVLENEIRKLNNEFGGGFFAAVRKRTFSGGEGKYMGRERKRGAITEFVRYINTGVCDFASLTGDLKGVVGSDYLLTLDADTSLSINAAAELTAVLEHPLNKAEVVDNRVINGFGIAVPRLTTDIESSSRSLFSRVFAGMGGMHSYGGSGADLYRDLFGDGLFTGKGLIDVKAYYAVVDGAFPNNKVLSHDVIEGGVLRACTVSGTELSDGFPTTVKSWLTRQSRWIRGDFQNAFFLKKHRKNEGGERVRNEFGLSDRFKLFDNIRRGITPLSVFIAVGVCVFVSAPLRIPLLALALVSVSAGDAVAAVRGLFKPRIAFRRYITRGIPAFLAGCARITLNVMMLPQLAAVSFCELSKSLWRMTVSHKNLLEWLTAAEAETGKRNGIIDYYLYFRFTAVLGVASLLSGRLPLAVLGALWMIAPAVFCEISRPAISKGRDIDEEDEELLYSFAAAMWRFFDKYVTEETNYLPPDNVQYSPYRVAMRTSPTNIGLYLLCVLAARDLGFIDSIELCRRASATLETLKSIPKWHGNLYNWYDIKTAEPLRPEYVSTVDSGNLLCCLTALKEGVKDYLWECSELGGVAALCEKLTAEADISKLYNQRRKLFYIGYDAADGAFGNNMYDILMSEARMTSYYAIAKKVADKRHWGMLGRLFAGADGYVGPLSWTGTMFEYFMPHLLLPVVSDSLTDEALRYALYCQKKRTAALKLPWGVSESGFYSFDMGQNYQYKAFGVQKLGLKRGLDEELVISPYSTFLTLAFSPADSIANLKRLVNMGMNGEFGLYEAVDFTASRTGGGFSIVKSYMAHHTGMSLVSVANCLLGNVMQKRFMRDADMRTAQKLLEEAIYDGVSLYKGVSVDAKYKLKKRPEEGMICSETDPSRPRALLLSNGEFSTVITDGGSGFSKWGGIDMTVRKRDLRLTPSGVYVVLRESGNTPFAITADPIRDGVSRRAEFTSASAVFTAVHDGLEAAMSVNVHGRIPAEIRVIKVGNTDRRKKDGELMIYAEPVLREHRRHSAHPAFSDLFIMCEYREAEKCLLVWRRGDVEEEACAAFGFAGDREFAFETDRSAVLKKGVGIFSLGEAFSSEFSCADGTPVIPCAAFRTRFALRGGENETFVFIQCAGRSREEALSRFRLIKKEGIHNMMKSSWEAAGNMSASIDCGADENRLLNTILPRVFFDMPKTRAAAEAARLNALGRKDLWSMSVSGDEPIVTCVVSGEEDIGRVRTHLKAHKAAAIKGAKYDLCFIYGEGGAYDGGLRLLLEEAAAPDCKNVYLIDEKKVGFEKARMLKAASVYCEVCGTEEEAPEPRGRGISVITGEPLTETEKIESSVPGGWFEKDAFTACPQKSSSPLPWCFPLANKSFGTLVSDSSLGFTYYLNSRLNQITPWSNDYMSDNTGERLIAEYGGEYRDLIRGSLARFGKGFAEYCVVNGKLEARTRVAVHDKLPVKIIRVTLRNRSSDAVDLKLAYCAEPFPNDCAQSMAKVHERGGALFAENPYNDEWQGTVACLSCSADVCFVTGKDSFYSGRWDTKSGIEERACAAAVTALRLKAGEGATVWFYLSAAGGKLAAAYPHLLFAERKQESEKRASGGDTAFEIRTPSENLDRLINFYLPYQTKISRVYGRTGFSQNSGAYGFRDQLQDVCALLYSDPQLAKAHILKAASAQFEEGDVLHWWHKLPKEAGGFKGVRTRCSDDLFWLPYAVSEYVSVTDDAEILSKIVNFIKGDNLSPNESERYISPVVSGAGSLYEHCKRALERGYRVGRHGLLLFGSGDWNDGMNKVGVKGKGESVWLTMFAAVVMERFAAIAGAFGDAPFAETLRKRSASLKAASENCWESDRYIRGYHDDGAKLGSEDCAECRIDSLPQSFAVFAGLDEKRSAIAVETAIKRLVDKDENMVRLFDPPFRNTRKEVGYIKRYPAGIRENGGQYTHAAVWLAMAAFRLGKRNDGSDILEMIGPITHSFEPRYKTEPYFLAADIYTAPHREGRGGWTIYTGAAAWYYRAVIEEMLGLKKRGDKLYISPRVPDSWRDFEVKAKLEGTEVVILARNTGVKRIVIDGVEVDFIRLDGGEKHVEVEY
- a CDS encoding DUF4886 domain-containing protein; the encoded protein is MEERKLLMIGNSFSWNAYTYLQSIADGSPMKLKVGDLCYGGCSLQMHKNFFETGAEVYGYEHTRRRSNGSCDINTALESDDWTHISLQQVSGLAGNFDTYQPYLDYVYNYVHKRVPNAEIMIHQTWAYQHDSTHEHFPDFNCDQEYMFKCVKEAYFRAAEAIGAKHIVPSGEAFQLARASAIGDTLCEDGFHANAKGQYLAGGVFFEVVTGGSIYDSTFKPDNISDEEFAILRDCIHKACDIYGRCE